The following coding sequences are from one Hyalangium minutum window:
- a CDS encoding LysR family transcriptional regulator, protein MTDINLATVDLNLLNVVATVLEERSATKAAVRLHVTQSAVSNAMKRARELFGDPLVLREAYGLAPTARGAELLPALRAWLEEARRLVAKAPVFEPRTSTRTFTVACSDAVAVALLQPVLRLLKKRAPLARLRLQTLDRLLSEDGLARGEVDLLIGIPPVVPPGHEAELVYRDPLECIVRRDHPRVRSKLTLPLYASLPHVELALFGNIDDTIDRALARHGQSREVTVVLPHFSSVPLAVLETDCVATLSSRLARAFAARLPLKVLEPPLALEPLEVRQVWHRRSEADAAVGFLRALVREAAR, encoded by the coding sequence ATGACGGACATAAATCTGGCCACGGTTGACCTGAACCTACTGAACGTGGTGGCCACTGTGCTCGAGGAGCGGAGCGCGACCAAGGCCGCAGTGCGGCTGCACGTCACGCAGTCGGCGGTGAGCAACGCGATGAAGCGGGCCCGCGAACTCTTCGGGGATCCCCTCGTGCTCCGTGAGGCGTACGGTCTGGCGCCGACAGCGCGGGGAGCGGAGCTGTTACCTGCACTCCGCGCGTGGCTCGAGGAGGCACGGCGGCTGGTCGCGAAGGCACCGGTGTTCGAGCCGCGGACTTCGACTCGGACTTTTACGGTGGCCTGCAGCGACGCCGTGGCCGTCGCACTGCTGCAGCCAGTGTTGCGGCTGCTCAAGAAACGGGCGCCATTGGCACGGTTGAGGCTGCAGACGCTCGACCGGTTGCTCTCCGAGGATGGGCTGGCACGGGGCGAAGTCGATCTGCTGATCGGCATTCCACCCGTGGTGCCACCCGGTCATGAGGCGGAACTCGTCTACCGGGATCCGCTCGAGTGCATCGTGCGCCGCGATCATCCGCGGGTACGCTCGAAGCTCACGCTGCCGCTCTATGCTTCGCTGCCGCACGTCGAGCTCGCGCTCTTCGGGAACATCGACGACACGATCGATCGGGCGCTCGCGCGGCACGGCCAGTCGCGGGAGGTGACGGTCGTCCTGCCCCACTTCTCGAGTGTGCCGCTGGCGGTGCTGGAGACCGACTGTGTCGCGACGCTCTCCAGTCGTCTCGCGCGAGCGTTCGCGGCACGGCTGCCGTTGAAGGTGCTGGAGCCTCCGCTTGCGCTCGAACCGCTCGAAGTGCGCCAAGTGTGGCATCGCCGAAGCGAGGCCGATGCAGCGGTCGGCTTTCTCCGGGCCTTGGTGCGCGAGGCGGCGCGCTGA
- a CDS encoding LysM peptidoglycan-binding domain-containing protein, whose translation MSTYRIQSGDTLSKLAQRYHTTVGELAKANNIQDPNKIFAGKTLNIPGSRDEFIPSTSQAGGGRTGGTQGTTGTQGAAPTGPAPQGQVGQWIEQARAELQRAGVDPSKMDPRAIAAIIQHESSGNPNAQNNWDSNAKKGTPSIGLMQTIQPTFDAYKLPGHDNIRNPVDNIIAGVRYSIARYGSVSNVPGLQSMANGGGYVGY comes from the coding sequence ATGAGCACCTACCGCATCCAGTCTGGTGACACCCTGAGCAAGCTCGCCCAGCGGTACCACACGACGGTCGGAGAGCTCGCCAAGGCGAACAACATCCAGGACCCGAACAAGATCTTCGCGGGCAAGACGCTGAACATCCCGGGCAGCCGGGACGAGTTCATCCCGTCCACGAGCCAAGCGGGCGGCGGCCGCACGGGTGGCACGCAGGGCACGACGGGCACGCAGGGCGCGGCGCCGACGGGTCCGGCTCCTCAGGGACAGGTGGGCCAGTGGATTGAGCAGGCGCGGGCCGAGCTGCAGCGGGCCGGCGTGGACCCCAGCAAGATGGACCCGCGGGCCATCGCGGCGATCATCCAGCACGAGTCGAGCGGCAACCCGAACGCGCAGAACAACTGGGACTCGAACGCGAAGAAGGGCACGCCGTCCATCGGCCTGATGCAGACCATCCAGCCGACGTTCGACGCCTACAAGCTGCCGGGCCACGACAACATCCGCAACCCCGTGGACAACATCATCGCGGGCGTGCGCTACTCGATTGCGCGCTACGGCTCGGTGTCCAACGTGCCGGGCCTCCAGTCGATGGCCAACGGTGGCGGCTACGTCGGTTACTAA
- a CDS encoding TIGR04255 family protein, whose amino-acid sequence MRLPPCDEIHYEAPPLKLAIAQIRFPAAMGGHHESAWAAFGHQLASEYPLHEEEAPPILPSGAQPPLSQTERIHRFTDHSKSWSVVLSDGALTLEAQTQGYSSSDELLRRFSHVLKAGHSKLNIHQRHRLGLRYINEIRHKDLSTLSSCTKHELLNEDLIGFAAKLSDNAEHMLQEVRFKESDGVFVVRHGLLRGSIAPPHAPNPEASPADPYYLLDLDYWDDRQMALDLEQTQKQLKDFSDLIYRFFRWTLGKRLEQEMKPIQRPGDIS is encoded by the coding sequence ATGCGGCTTCCTCCCTGCGACGAAATTCATTACGAAGCCCCGCCCCTGAAACTGGCCATCGCACAGATCCGCTTCCCAGCGGCGATGGGGGGACACCACGAAAGCGCTTGGGCTGCATTCGGCCATCAGTTGGCCAGCGAGTACCCTCTTCACGAAGAGGAAGCCCCGCCGATCCTCCCCAGTGGCGCTCAGCCCCCCTTGTCACAGACCGAGCGGATACACCGGTTCACAGATCACTCCAAGAGTTGGTCTGTGGTGTTGAGTGATGGAGCACTGACCTTGGAGGCTCAAACGCAGGGCTACTCAAGCTCTGACGAACTGCTGAGACGCTTCTCTCACGTGCTCAAGGCCGGCCATTCCAAACTGAACATCCATCAGCGCCACCGTCTGGGTTTGCGTTATATTAACGAAATCAGACACAAGGACTTGTCCACACTCTCGTCCTGCACGAAGCATGAATTGCTGAACGAGGACCTGATAGGCTTTGCTGCCAAGCTCTCCGATAATGCGGAGCACATGTTGCAGGAGGTCCGTTTCAAGGAAAGCGACGGCGTCTTTGTCGTACGCCATGGCTTGCTGCGCGGCAGCATCGCGCCCCCGCACGCGCCCAACCCCGAAGCCTCTCCCGCGGATCCCTACTACTTATTGGATCTTGACTACTGGGACGACCGCCAAATGGCACTCGACCTGGAACAGACCCAGAAGCAGTTGAAAGATTTCAGCGATCTCATCTATCGTTTCTTTCGCTGGACACTGGGCAAACGGCTTGAGCAGGAGATGAAGCCCATCCAGAGACCGGGGGACATCTCATGA
- a CDS encoding YgfZ/GcvT domain-containing protein, with protein MEPLTLHFLHEQAGGRFTALGSREAVADYGDLEAEYRAAREAAVLHDASYRETLRITGEDRASFLHGMVTQDVKGLPVGTAAYTALITAKGAMVADARLLKREADLLLDTEPGLGAKVREFLEKYLISEDAELHEATGEWGLLRLLGPRTAEVLAAALGTASFEPLAANAARTVSLAGVEGVLVGSPAFEKHGVDLFVPRGALEPVWKALVQAGGAHGLKPLGFQALELLRVEAGVPRYGQDMVDTTIPLEANLTHAISYNKGCYIGQEVIARATFRGHMNRKLTGLLLGEVEAAPGAELRKGEKKVGWITSVVRSPAQGQRVALAYVHRDHLDPGTELTLAAGPSVKVAPLPFA; from the coding sequence ATGGAACCGCTGACGCTTCATTTTCTTCACGAGCAGGCGGGCGGCCGCTTCACGGCCCTGGGGAGCCGCGAGGCGGTGGCCGATTATGGGGACTTGGAGGCCGAGTATCGAGCGGCACGTGAGGCCGCGGTGCTCCATGACGCCTCGTACCGCGAGACACTCCGGATAACGGGGGAGGACCGGGCCAGCTTCCTGCACGGGATGGTGACCCAGGACGTGAAGGGCCTGCCCGTGGGCACGGCGGCCTACACGGCGCTGATTACCGCCAAGGGAGCGATGGTGGCGGACGCCCGGCTGCTCAAGCGCGAGGCGGACCTGCTGCTGGACACGGAGCCCGGGCTGGGCGCCAAGGTCCGCGAGTTCCTGGAGAAGTACCTCATCTCGGAGGACGCGGAGCTGCACGAGGCCACCGGCGAGTGGGGCCTGCTGCGCCTGCTCGGTCCCCGGACGGCCGAGGTACTGGCCGCGGCCCTGGGGACGGCCTCCTTCGAGCCGCTGGCTGCGAACGCCGCGCGCACGGTCTCCCTGGCGGGGGTGGAGGGGGTGTTGGTGGGCTCGCCCGCCTTCGAGAAGCACGGGGTGGACCTGTTCGTGCCGCGCGGGGCGCTGGAGCCCGTGTGGAAGGCGCTGGTGCAGGCGGGCGGAGCGCACGGGCTGAAGCCGCTGGGCTTCCAGGCGCTGGAGCTGCTGCGGGTGGAGGCCGGGGTGCCGCGCTACGGGCAGGACATGGTGGACACGACCATTCCACTCGAGGCGAACCTCACGCACGCCATCTCGTACAACAAGGGTTGTTACATCGGACAGGAAGTCATCGCCCGCGCCACCTTCCGCGGCCACATGAACCGCAAGCTGACGGGCCTGCTGCTGGGCGAGGTGGAGGCGGCGCCAGGAGCGGAGCTGCGCAAGGGCGAGAAAAAGGTGGGCTGGATTACGAGCGTGGTGCGCTCCCCGGCACAGGGGCAGCGGGTGGCACTGGCCTACGTGCACCGCGACCACCTGGACCCCGGCACCGAGCTGACCTTGGCCGCGGGCCCCTCGGTGAAGGTGGCACCCCTGCCTTTCGCCTGA
- a CDS encoding cupin domain-containing protein — protein sequence MDVKHLSTFQGFSPEKLQKHNVFQSGRFFLDVYCLAPGQSQKPHKHPVSDKVYVVLEGHCRFRIGTEDEAHGPGAAVFAPAGVEHGVTNEGPDNARLLVLMTPPPEHA from the coding sequence ATGGATGTGAAGCACCTGTCCACCTTCCAAGGCTTCTCCCCCGAGAAGCTCCAGAAGCACAACGTGTTCCAGTCCGGGCGTTTCTTCCTGGACGTGTACTGTCTGGCCCCCGGCCAATCCCAGAAGCCGCACAAGCACCCCGTGTCCGACAAGGTGTACGTCGTCCTCGAGGGGCACTGCCGCTTCCGCATCGGCACCGAGGACGAGGCCCATGGCCCCGGCGCCGCCGTGTTCGCCCCTGCAGGGGTGGAGCACGGCGTCACCAATGAGGGGCCGGACAACGCCCGCCTCCTCGTGTTGATGACCCCCCCTCCGGAGCACGCATGA